The following DNA comes from Gordonia zhaorongruii.
AGATACGTCAGCGCGGCCGCGACGACGATGCCGGCGATCAGTCCGAGCAACGGCCACGGCCCGCTCGTGGCGCTCTCCGCGTAGCCGACCATCAGCAGCGCCGTCTCGAAGCCCTCACGACCGACGGCGAGAAAGGCGAGTCCGGTGATCGCGGCACCGCCTGCGCCCATGGCCTTGGTCAGTCCCGACTTCAGTTCTCCGGAGATGCTCGCGGACGCCTTGCGCATCCACAGCACCATGAAGGTCACGATCACCACCGCCACCAGGGACGCCAGGCCGGCGATCAGCTCGGCGGCCAGCGACGACATGGTCGATGTTCCGAACTGAATGATGAGGAAGGTGCCGACGGTCATCGTGAGGGCGGCGCCCACGCCGAGCCAGATCCACTTGAGGGCATCGCGCCGCTCGGATTTCACCGCGAACGCGATGAGGACCATGACGACGATGCCTGCTTCGAGTCCTTCACGGACTCCGATCAACCCGCTGCCGAACATCTGGGTGACGACCGACGGCGCACCAGCGGCGGCGAGTAGGTTCATGCGGACACTTTCGTTTCATCAGGTCAGGCTTCTTCGTAAGGCAAGCCATGCCATATTGACAGAGAATTAGCCTAGCGCAGGAAAGTGCGAAGCAGAACCTGGCCTACCGGTTCACGCGCGCGGTGGTGTCCACGGCCGCCGCGAACGCCCGGAACCGGTGTTTGCCGACGTCATACCCCCGGCGGGCGAGCAGCGCGTCGCGCACCTGCGGGTGAATCCGGCTGGCGGCAGTCGTCCACCAGGGCTTATGTGATCGAGGTAGATCGTGGAGCAGGCGATCGGACGCCGCCGTGAACACCGGTGCCAGACGCAGGTAGTCGGGCCGGAACTCGCGCAGATCACGGTCGGAGTAGTAGCGGGAGTGCACGTCGGCGATCGCCCGCGGCAGGTCGGCGTCGATGTGCGCCGACACCCCGCGGAGCAGCCCTGCCATCACCGGACGTGCAGGGTTGTCCGGATCCCGGCGCTCGCACGTCGACCAGGCCTTCTGCCACATCGGCTCGCATTCCTCGCCGCGCTCGAAAGCCAGCAGACTGCGCGTGTAGTACTCGTCGAACACCGGGATCAACCGCAGTACCCAGTCTGGGTTGGCCAGCCCAGGGCAGGCATCGATCATCTCCTGCGTCACGTACGAGTAGACGCGGGCGAACCACTGCTTCGGATCGTCGGAGGCGGCCAGGCGATCCGCCAGGTCACGTTGGGATTCGAGCACGGCCAGTGCCGCACGACGCGGCGCCGCGGTGTTGGCCGCGACCCGTACTGGGATCGGGGCGAGCGGCTTCTCATCCGGCGGGTCCAGTCGGGAGAGGAGTTCGAGCGACTCGGCGACCTGGGCGCGGACACGCGAGGCGAGAAGCCGGGTCGCGACCGTCGACACCAGTCGCATCTCGACGGTCCAGGTGATGGTGCACCCGGCCGGCGATGGATCGATCCGCTGGCGACCGAGGTGATGGAGCAGCGCCGGGCCGCCGTCGTGCACCCGGTAGTCCAGGCGGAACGGCGCCTCGGAGTGCTCGACCACTTCCTT
Coding sequences within:
- the efeU gene encoding iron uptake transporter permease EfeU, whose translation is MNLLAAAGAPSVVTQMFGSGLIGVREGLEAGIVVMVLIAFAVKSERRDALKWIWLGVGAALTMTVGTFLIIQFGTSTMSSLAAELIAGLASLVAVVIVTFMVLWMRKASASISGELKSGLTKAMGAGGAAITGLAFLAVGREGFETALLMVGYAESATSGPWPLLGLIAGIVVAAALTYLLYKGAVRIDFKRFFFYTGLFLIVVAAGILAYGIHALQVYGWLPGLHSTAFDLTSWYDQSAWYGEVLQGIFNFRPEPSWLQVIAWLAYVAIVGTLFVVRGRGPAKPPAPRADESAPQTLQSDPA
- a CDS encoding SRPBCC family protein, yielding MTNEPPAGTVTFELTQNLRCTPGQAWQLLTDPTQMNRWSTAKITLADGGVDDLPNTAGALRTVTLPGGRARLKEVVEHSEAPFRLDYRVHDGGPALLHHLGRQRIDPSPAGCTITWTVEMRLVSTVATRLLASRVRAQVAESLELLSRLDPPDEKPLAPIPVRVAANTAAPRRAALAVLESQRDLADRLAASDDPKQWFARVYSYVTQEMIDACPGLANPDWVLRLIPVFDEYYTRSLLAFERGEECEPMWQKAWSTCERRDPDNPARPVMAGLLRGVSAHIDADLPRAIADVHSRYYSDRDLREFRPDYLRLAPVFTAASDRLLHDLPRSHKPWWTTAASRIHPQVRDALLARRGYDVGKHRFRAFAAAVDTTARVNR